CAGAATCTGCCCTCAAATGTCGATGGATATGTTTTCGATCTCAGCCAGAAAACACTTTGGGCCATGCTAGAAAGAACTCTAGGGTAACGCAGGCTTGTGGCTGGCTCGTTAGAGCAACCTTATAGCAGACTGCACAGCAGTTATACAAGCAGTTATGAAAATACTCTTATTTGGCAGCCTTCTACCAAAAGCCTTTGGGACTCAGATGTGAAGGTCACACCTCCACTGTCAAGCAGGTACAACAGCCAGGCAGAACCTATTAGCATATGAGATGAAAGCTTCTGTGTTCCTGAACATAAAGTAATGAACGTTGTTTCCAGCTGCCActgcatcatcatcatcttcccatCACAAAGCTGGGATCTTCTGCAtcatcctccttctcttcctcctccttggtaTCCTCATCTTCTTCCTCACTGGTCTGTTGCTCTTGAGACTGGTCAGACTCTAATGGGGTAAAGAGAACATGTTGATTACCTGGAACAAGGCATGCACGCCAATGTATTAAACAGCAGATTAACCTCAGAAATTAGAAGAGAAAAAGCTTATTAGGTTACCCACCTTGTCCAATCCTAAAGGGTCATTGCAAAATTGCTCTCTACCATGTATTTACTAACATTTTGTCCAGTTATCTTTTAAAGGCCCCATGTGACAGGCTTCCAAGTGAAACGATGGGCGCACCAGAAAAATCACACCTTCAGGAATATTCCCTCACTTCAGCTTCTTAATTGTATCCCATTGCTCCTAGTTATTACTAGCACTCCTTGTACCACTAGGTAGTGCCCGTTCAAGATCACAGCTATTTTATAGCTATGCTGGGATCTGCAACAGATTGACAGGTTTGGCCTTGCTTAGGAGTATGCTGAGCTCTGTGGGGTAGGTGTTGCAAACCAGGTTCATGAAAAGCGTCTCAAGTTTCAATCTGCTGGAGAAGGACCAGACCTGGGACCATTTATCAGAACCCCAATGATGATCTTTGATTGGATAAAATGGGACCCTTGATCCAAAATCCTTCCTAAcgccctcctccagctcctacacctGAATTTGGTTTGGGACGCAACAGTACTCATCCCAAGCACCAACCCTTGCACACAGCATTTTATTTCTTAGTAGTTTGATGCCACCAACTGGTGAAGCTGTGTAACGTCACTTGATATTAGGCACCACActttactgaaagaaaaaaaaaaaaaaaaaaagaaaaggcgaCAGGAGTTGGATTCACAGTCCTGGAAACTGAAGTCCTGTTTATTCAGAGAACACGCTTCCCTACGCAATCCAACCAATAAACTTCCACCTTGCTTTGGAAGGTCTCCCTCTAGAAGACAGAGGGGAGTATGATCTCTGTTGAGACTTCCAAGACCGTTGCCAGTTACAGCCAACTGTGATGCTAGTTCCAACCAACAACCTAGATGTGAAAGACTCCACACCACATCACAAGTCCCTGATGCAGCAATTCCATCCTCACCAGTACATAACTGTAGTTAAATATGACACCAGTCAAAATAAAGACTCTACAATTTATGTTTGCCTCAAGATCAAGCTCCACAACAAACTAATGAACTGATAACAAGGCACCAAATCCACCTGTAGTgtcacttcagtggaattatgccAAGGATTGACCATCTGATTTAATAGGTCACAGGCTGGCAAATGTCAGGTTCAAACAGATGTGTGTTTTACAAACAGATATAGTCACATCTAGCAAAACTATCAGCATTGCCACAGCCCTCAAAGACTTCCTGTGCAATCATAATTCAAAGCCACAACGTGCAGTTATTTCTAAGAAAAGTGAGTGATCGTGCTCTCACTAGAGCTACCTAGTCAACAAGTGTTTGATTCTCCAATCAGTAATCTTGATTGTACTAAAATACCTGATTTTCCAGATTTAAACAGAACAGCTATAGAATTGTGGATGTTTCTTTCTATATGTGGAACACGGATGGTACCGGAATAGATCACTCTTTTACACGCAGTACCATAAGTCAGTTTCTGGCTGGCCACACAGTATGCAGTTTTTTCCTCAGTGCGGTTCTAATTTTTCTGCCCTGTCCTCAGTGCGTAAGACTATTTTTATGTCATCTGATTCCCTTTCTAAAAATGCAGAATTAGAGCATTTTACAAAAGGCAAGTTCTCAGTTTGACCGAGCCAAAATATTTGCAAAAGCATCATCTTAGGAAAACATCAACATTTGCTGCAGTTAAGGAGCAAACCGAACCAGTTTGTAGGTCAGCGATATTTTGAATGAAGGGTagcattttcagaagcacctaaggaTAAGTCTACATTGCAGCAGGGAGGTTGCTTCCCAGCCCGGACAGACAGATGTGCTGGCAAGCTAGCGAGCTAAAAATATTAGTGTGGCCATTGCAGCATGTGGCAGTGGCACGGGCTAGCCAACTGAGTACACAGCTGCTCAACCCTCTTGGTCGGTAAGCAGCACAGACCTTCACATTGCTACCGTGAGTGCACTAGCTCGAGCAGAGCTAGCGCATCTGtctgccccagctgctgcagacATACCCCACGTGATTTACCAGCCTAGCTCCCATCCTAAGTGAATTTCAATGGGGCTTTTGAAAGTTATACTGAAATTTAACAGACTAGCTTGTCCTCTGTCACACAGGCACAAACTGCAAGctcagcaggggggagggggaggagagcgaGCAGAACTGAGCCCTGAAGAAGGGGAAAATTTTATTCTGCTGACCTTCTTGCTGCTTCTTTTGCTCAAGTTTACTTTTCTTAGCCAGcagtttcttctcttttaacTTCTGTCtgtaaaacaagaaaaaacactCATGACAGTGAAAATTCCAGCATTTCAATCTTTTTGTACATTTTAATGTGTTAGACGATATGCTCCTGTCAGGTTTGGAACATGGACCTTAAAAGCCAAGTTCAGGTCAAATCTGGCCTCACATTTCCCTTTAGTGAGAGTGAAGTTTGACAAAACAAGACCAACAGAAATGTCCCCAAGTTGTTTTTATTCCAACTGAAAACTTTCATATTTTTTAGCCATTTTCCTGGGGGACTTGCAACCCATGTGCTAGTACAGAAGAAACTGAAAATGGAACAGACATGAAACAAAAATGAGCGTGACTCATCTATTTTCATTATCCAAGAAAAAATgcccaaaaagcaaacagaatggcGAAGTCAGTTTGTTAaagctgaaaattaaaaaaatggaagGTATTATCACTAACCATTTTTATATACAAGTTTTTAACTTGAAATCATCTCTCTAACTACACTGACCTATTACAAACATCTCCCCAGCAGCATGCTTCAGTTCTAACCTAAAGGTGTAGGAGAGaatttcagtctccagggctcatTCTCTCCTTGGCCCTTATGTCAAGAATGCTAACAAGGGACCAGTAAGAGTCAAGGGTGACAAGGCTGTTTGTGATGTGGATACTTGTGCACAGATACATTAACTGAGACCAGTAACTAATTTCATAGACCTTTCAACAGCTGGTAGCACCTTTCAGTCACTAGAACCCTGAACAACAGTCTCCAGTGATGGtgaatggaagctgcaggggctcaacacctctgaaaatttaGTCCTCTAGGTTGCCCTAGTGTTTTAAAAAGACACTGCACTAAACAAAGATTGCAGACTTCACATGCCTCCATCAATCGGATACAATTCCTAGAGTATGTTTGTTAACAGGAATTTATCTGTGTCAATCCCATATAtgctgatggatagcagtcaGTTATAATGtgattttaaacatttcacattAATCAGTAGTTCCATATATCTGGTATATTTTCAGAGCTAAATTCACTACTGGTATAAGAGAGCACACACAGTACTGTTGACTTAAATAGTCAACTTAAGTAGTAATTCTGATCTGCAGTCTTTTTGAGCATCCACATGAAACAATGAGCTGAATAAATCACGTTGATTTAAACAGAACCCTGATCTACAAAGTCGTCACCTTTTGTTCTGCAGGCTCATATCCCTGCAAATACCCAAGATGCACAGTCATTTTCTGAACTTAAAGTTCTTGGCTCCAAGTGCTACAGACACTCACTtaagaaacttttaaaaacacttttgaaaCTGATCTCTGTAGTCAGACATCTGAGCTGAAAGATCTGGACCGTGGAAGACAGCATTCAGCCAAACTATGTAGCTACAGGCAGGACATAAAGCATTTAGAGTTTCTATGTTCAGTCTCCCAGGAACAATTTGCTCTCACCGCTTCCTTCTGCGTTTCGCCGTCTGCTCTTCTGCAATCATCTTATTCTTCTCCAGTTTCTTCTGGTATTCCTCATCCAGTTTTTGCTGTAATTGATCATGTGACATTTTGGTTACAATCTAAACAAAATGTGATTATATAAATTATCTCTCGATGTTGGGAGAAGTCTCTTAGCAGACACACTGGGAAGATTTGCCAGCACGTTTGGTGTGGGTgcctttttatattaaaaaatgtgtATTGATAAGAAAAATGTTCTTTGTAAAATTTAACAGCCAAATTCCAAGATCCTTAactgagaggggaggggggaaagggtgaGGACCTAATCAACATCAAGTGCAACAAGaacctgaggatttggccctagaAAATTATATAGCAAAAGAGGGAATAACATGGAAGACATCAGCAGCAACACACGAATCAAGTGACTTTGAAAGATGTGCTGAGAGGGGGACTCGGCCGAGGGACAAAGATCCATGGGAGAGCAGTGCTAATGTATCCCTGGTCCAGGACTTGAGAGCAAGTCCAGGAGTGGGCAATTTTTGATTCCTGAGTTTAGAGAAGTACTTGTTTTGATGCTGTCTTTGTAAGCCAAGGGCTGTTAACCAAGGAAGCATAACCTATGCTGCTCACTTTGTTGGCTGGGAAGAATCTACTCATATTTCTAttgatttttaaagcatttttaagtCATATTTGGGAACGAGGGCATAAGCCTCCAGCAGGGTCAGCCATTACAGAGAGGGAATGGCACGGTCTGATGCAAAGAGCCAGATGTGTTAATGCTGGTTTTCCAGAGCACATATCCCATATTAGGAAAAACAGCCAGCTTGAAGTTCATCTGATTTCACACACACGTAGAAAAACAGTACAATGAAAACTGAGTAATCGGACAATTGACTGCTGTAAGGGGCCCGCTGACCTTCTCAGCCATGGCATCCATGAAATCCTGCCTCTGGTACTCTCGCCGACGAAGATGTCGGTACACATGGAATTCCCCACTGCCAGCTCCAGCACTAGAACCTGCCAATGGCACAAGGATCATTAGATAGTCTGCTACTCTTTGTATGTGACCTTTCACTCCATATtcattatgaaaatatgcttatatgAATATGACATGActgatgtactttatgcaagatgggtcttgtaaaatatcattggaaaggttataatttacagaatgtgattatccaatgtgtatgcctgtatcatttctgtactTGAAGTTAGGAACAGTGactatgtatttgtatttcaactatgctactttgggtgatgcCCACTGCTACCACTTCAGgcacaacaatggaaaagccagacagggctgatgACCTATCCGCGAGGAAAATGGACTGTTAAAAGGCTTGGCCTTCCTGCAGACTGCTCTATACTGCCACTGTTTCATGGATGCTGAGATACTACAGAGTCaagtggtcttgtcacctgatactaaacatgACTTGGGActgcttgtaactttccactggaagggaacGGAGGTGTCACATTTTGGTAACAAAGGATTCTCATCTTATGTAAATCCTActcaagggtggggaggaaggcaaacgtggctcctcctctccctggccttCTACCCAAGAAGAAAGATTGCTAAAGCCAGCTgaagggaaggcaggggaggAGTCCAGattgagacaggggtccagtctgaaagGAACTCTGaatcacagaaactttgcaacctgcctaaaatcatattcagggtgagaatttacattttgtaacctattTCTTCAGTTTATTGAGCTTAGCTTGTGTACTTTGGTTTATTTGTTCAGTAATCTGCTTTTTTGGTCTGTTATCTCTCATACttacttaaaattcaccttttgtagttgttaaacttatttcttgtttataatataatccAATTTATTTAATTTCTAACCGTGGGGGAgagttgtgcatatctccctccagaCTGAGGGCGGGGGtgaatttcataaaacctttgggtttgtGCCCcttaaagggagtgggcaccagaGTGTTGGGGCGAGCCCCTAAGGCTGAATCTTCCCAGAGcggatctctgtctctctctgcagctgggtgtgcccCTGCCTGTGCACTTGGCTGGAATTGGCTCATGAGCCTAGCCCAGTAAGACAAGGTAAAGGGGACctaggctggcagaacaggctaACTCAGGGGCACCCCAGAACATCAGGTGACACCCCAAAGGGCCCAAACCTGTCACACTGTATACAAAGCACCTCCTAAGGGAAGGTCAGAGTAAGATTTACCTGAACTCTGCCCCTTTAAGCACTGACATCTGTTGAGGAGATTAAAGGGAATGGCCCGGGGTGCAGAAGCAGAGTCCAGTGTGCTCTGAAAGGACTCAGCAACCCTTTAACAAAACTCCAGTTTTAAAAATGTCCCTGGTCTAAGACGCTCCCAAATGGACGCCTATGGGATTCAGGTGACCACACAGCAagcatgaaaaattgggacaggagtggggaggggggtaataggcacctatataagacaaagccccaaatatcaggactgtccctgtaaaatcgggacatctggtcactctgtaTGGAATATAACTGACTGAGGGATTGTAAGAAGTAAAGACATCACAAGTTGGTAACAGCATATTTTTATCATCGATTTTTATCCAGCCCAGGTGAAAGGGGTTTGAAAGCCAGAGAGAGCTATGAGACACCAGGGGCTCAGTCCAGTTTCTGCTGGTCAGCAGCCCGCACCACAAAACCATCACCACCGTCAATTCATTGACTAGACCCCTTGCCATCAGTCTCAGCTGAGTCTCTAAGaactgaatgggccatggagactcaATTCACCCCCCACCCTGGTTCAAGCAACGGTAGGTTGACTGGGCAATGTGGTACGTCT
This genomic stretch from Gopherus flavomarginatus isolate rGopFla2 chromosome 19, rGopFla2.mat.asm, whole genome shotgun sequence harbors:
- the PRKRIP1 gene encoding PRKR-interacting protein 1: MAAPSAPRPPRPRKEPQPLVIPRSAAEEQRLRLERLMKNPDKTVPIPEKLNEWAPRPPPEFVRDVMGSSAGAGSGEFHVYRHLRRREYQRQDFMDAMAEKQKLDEEYQKKLEKNKMIAEEQTAKRRRKRQKLKEKKLLAKKSKLEQKKQQEESDQSQEQQTSEEEDEDTKEEEEKEDDAEDPSFVMGR